The Pecten maximus chromosome 11, xPecMax1.1, whole genome shotgun sequence genome has a segment encoding these proteins:
- the LOC117338477 gene encoding repetin-like, which yields MAQHETDLVKLKGRLVETDRLGQADRLVEADRLVEADRLVETDRLVEADRLVEADRLVETDRLVEADRLGQADRLGKTDSLVEADRLVETDRLVEADRLVEAERLGKTYRLVEADRLGQADRLGQAERLGKTDSLVEADRLAERLGKTDSLVEADRLVETDRLVEADRLVEAERLGKTDRLVEADRLGQAERLGKTDSLVEADRLVETDRLGQAERLGKTDSLVEADRLVEAERLGKTDRLGQADRLVETDRLVEADRLVETDRLVEADRLGQVDRLVEADRLVEADRLVEADRLVETDRLVEAERLGKTDRLVEADRLVETDRLGQADRLGEADRLVETDRLVETDRLAERLGKTDSLVEADRLGKTDRLVEADRLVEAERLVETDRLVEADRLVEADRLVEADRLVEADRLGKTDRLGEAERLGKTDRLVEADRLGETDRLVEAERLGKTDRLVEADRLGQAERIVEADRLVETDRLGQADILVEADRLGKTDRLVETDRLVEADRLGKTDRLGEADRLGKTDL from the exons GCAGACTTGTAGAGACAGACAGACTTGGACAGGCAGACAGACTTGTAGAGGCAGACAGACTTGTAGAGGCAGACAGACTTGTAGAGACAGACAGACTTGTAGAGGCAGACAGACTTGTAGAGGCAGACAGACTTGTAGAGACAGACAGACTTGTAGAGGCAGACAGACTTGGACAGGCAGACAGACTTGGAAAGACAGACAGCCTTGTAGAGGCAGACAGACTTGTAGAGACAGACAGACTTGTAGAGGCAGACAGACTTGTAGAGGCAGAGAGACTTGGAAAGACATACAGACTTGTAGAGGCAGACAGACTTGGACAGGCAGACAGACTTGGACAGGCAGAGAGACTTGGAAAGACAGACAGCCTTGTAGAGGCAGACAGACTT GCAGAGAGACTTGGAAAGACAGACAGCCTTGTAGAGGCAGACAGACTTGTAGAGACAGACAGACTTGTAGAGGCAGACAGACTTGTAGAGGCAGAGAGACTTggaaagacagacagacttGTAGAGGCAGACAGACTTGGACAGGCAGAGAGACTTGGAAAGACAGACAGCCTTGTAGAGGCAGACAGACTTGTAGAGACAGACAGACTTGGACAGGCAGAGAGACTTGGAAAGACAGACAGCCTTGTAGAGGCAGACAGACTTGTAGAGGCAGAGAGACTTggaaagacagacagacttGGACAGGCAGACAGACTTGTAGAGACAGACAGACTTGTAGAGGCAGACAGACTTGTAGAGACAGACAGACTTGTAGAGGCAGACAGACTTGGACAGGTAGACAGACTTGTAGAGGCAGACAGACTTGTAGAGGCAGACAGACTTGTAGAGGCAGACAGACTTGTAGAGACAGACAGACTTGTAGAGGCAGAGAGACTTggaaagacagacagacttGTAGAGGCAGACAGACTTGTAGAGACAGACAGACTTGGACAGGCAGACAGACTTGGAGAGGCAGACAGACTTGTAGAGACAGACAGACTTGTAGAGACAGACAGACTT GCAGAGAGACTTGGAAAGACAGACAGCCTTGTAGAGGCAGACAGACTTggaaagacagacagacttGTAGAGGCAGACAGACTTGTAGAGGCAGAGAGACTTGTAGAGACAGACAGACTTGTAGAGGCAGACAGACTTGTAGAGGCAGACAGACTTGTAGAGGCAGACAGACTTGTAGAGGCAGACAGACTTggaaagacagacagacttGGAGAGGCAGAGAGACTTggaaagacagacagacttGTAGAGGCAGACAGACTtggagagacagacagacttgTAGAGGCAGAGAGACTTggaaagacagacagacttGTAGAGGCAGACAGACTTGGACAGGCAGAGAGAATTGTAGAGGCAGACAGACTTGTAGAGACAGACAGACTTGGACAGGCAGACATACTTGTAGAGGCAGACAGACTTggaaagacagacagacttGTAGAGACAGACAGACTTGTAGAGGCAGACAGACTTggaaagacagacagacttGGAGAGGCAGACAGACTTGGAAAGACAGACTTGTAG